Below is a window of Halogeometricum rufum DNA.
CGTCCGCTGAACCTCGGCGTCGCCGGACGTCTTCGAGTCCGTGCGCTTGGAGGCGACGGCGTCTATCTCGTCGATGAAGATGACCGCCGGTTCGCGGTCGGCCGCGAGTTCGAACAGGTCGCGGACGAGGCGGGAGCCCTCGCCGATGAACTTGCGGACGAGTTCGGAGCCGGCCATCTTGATGAACGTGGCGTCCGTCTCGTTGGCGACGGCCTTCGCGAGCATCGTCTTCCCCGTGCCCGGCGGGCCGTGCAGGAGGACGCCGGACGGCGGTTCGACGCCGACCTTCTCGAACATCTCGGGGTTCGCGAGGGGGTCCTCGACCGCCTCGCGCACCTCGCGCACCTGCTCGTCGATGCCGCCGATGTCGTCGTACGTCACCTCGGGCGACGCGTCGACTTCCATCGCCTGCGCGCGGGCGTCCTTCTCGTCGTCGAGGACGGACTGGATGGCGAACGAGTCGTTGATGGCGACCCGGTCGCCGGCCTCGACCTGCGATTCGAGGTGGGGGGAGGTGTCCGTGAGGACCTCCTGGTTGTTGCCGTGTTGCTTGATGACGACGCCGTCGTCGGTGACCTCCTCGACCGTCGCGATGTAGAGCGACGAAGTCTTCAGCGTCTCGTTGCGACGCTTGAGTTGGTCGACCTCCGACTGCAGTTCGTCGCGACGGTCGGTCGCCTCCGTGAGACGGTCGTCGAGTTCTCGGTTGACCTCTGTGAGACGCTCGAAGTGCTGCCGAAGTGCAGACAGGCGCTCGGCGTCCGACATCTCGGGGTCGAGGTCCAGCCGAGGACGGTCGGGAAGCGAAGGGCTTCTGGACATCTGCTACCGGGGCTTGGAGGTGCGCGTAAATGTGCCTTTGGGTACCCCGGACGCTTTGTGACCGTCTCTCGGCGTCGAGAACCGCCGAAACGGGCGCACTGCGGTGGCGAGCGCCGTCGTCCCGACCGGGGACGGGGGCCGCCGCGGCCGTTCAACTCGAGGCGGGGACGCGGCGGAACCGCAACTCGAAGACGCACCCCGTCGGGTCGCGCGGTCGGTAGGCGACCGACCCGCCGTAGAACTCGAGTAACCGGTCGACGAAGAAGAGACTGAGGCCCTGTCCGTGGCGGAGTTGCGAGTCCTCGCGCCGCCCGAACAGGTAGTCGACGCGTTCGGGTTCGATTCCCGACCCGTCGTCCGCGACGGTCACCACCGCCTCCGTCGGCGTCGTCTCGACGTCGACCCAGACAGCCGGGTCTGAAGCGTCGTTGTACTCGACGGCGTTCTCCACGAGGGCGGCGACGGCGCGCGATACGGCGTCGTCGGCGAGCACCCGAACCGGGTCACCGGGAACGTCGAGGTGCAGCGTCGTCTCGTCACCGACCAAGGGCGGAACCGTCGTCTCGACCACCGCACAGAGGTCCGTCGGCGAGAGGGCGGCCGGCGACCGGTCGAGGAGTTCGTGGAGGTCACGCGCCGTCTCGGCCCTGTCGAGGAGTCGTTCGACCCGGTCGACGGCCCTGTCGACGAGTTCGCGCTCGACGCCCGAGATGGCGTCGCGGACCGTCGAGAGGGCGCCGCCGACGACGTTCGCGTCGTTGCGGATGTTGTGCCGGAGGACGCGGTTCAGCACGTTGACCGTCTGTTCGCTCCGCCGACGCTCGGAGAGGTCGATGAAGATACCCGCGTAGCCGACCCGTTCGCCGTCGGTGACGAGCGGAAACGTCGCGCCGCGACCGAAGACCCGCTCGTCGGACTTCGTGACGGCCTCCAACTCGCCCTCCCACGGGTCGCCCCGGTCGAGCGCCTGAATCATCTCCTCGTACGTGTTCGGGTCGTTCACGAGGAACGTCGGCATCGACCCCAACATCTCCTCGCGCGCGTAGCCCGTGAAGTCGAGACACGCCTGGTTGACGTCGACGATGGCGAACGAGTCGTCCGTCACGACGGTCGGGTTCGGCGTCTCGTGGAATATCAGCCGGTAGATTTCCGGTGGCGGCGAGGTCATCGGGTGGGTACAGTCCTCGGGTGAACTGGCTGGAGGGTGGATTCGGGCACGAATCTACCTTTCGGGTCGGTCGACCCGTTCGCCCTGATAGCTCCCGTCGTACTCGCCGTCGTGGTTCGCACGGGCGAGGACGAGTTGCGCGACGCGCGCACCGGGTTCGAGTTCGACGTCGCAGTGGACCTGCAACAGGCCCTCGCCCCGGCCCTCGTAGCCGGCGTCCCAGACGGCGGTGTTGAGCATGCAGGAGTTGCGCATGAGCGACGACCGCGGGTAGAGGAAGCCGACGTGGCCCGCCGGAATGTGAATCGTCTCGGCGTACTGGAGGATGTACCCGCCGGGTGGGAGGGCGTACGCGCCGACGCTCTCGTCTATCGAGACGGCCTCTCTGTCCCCGATCTCTTTCCCCTCGGTGTCGAGTCGGCCGGGCGAAATCTGTTCGTACAGCGATTCGAGCGTCAGGTCGACGCCGTTGGGCTGTACCTGCGACTCGTCGGTCGGTTCGACGTGGTCCGCGACGAACGCGCCGCTTCTGAACATGTCGGGAGTGGTGAGAGGACAACGAAGACCGTTTCGGTACCGGGGTCGCCGTCTCGTGACATCGAAACGTAACGGTGACACGAGTCGACGCCGCTCAGGACGACTCGGCGTCGGCCACCGCCACTTCGAGAGCATCGAGGCGGTCTTCCAGTTCCGCCTGCCGCTCTCGGAGCGCCTCGTTCTCGTCTTCGAGGTCTTCGACGCGGCCCTCCCTCGCGGCGAGGCGGTCCCTCAGGCGGTCGATACGGTCGTTCTTCCGTTCGAGTCGATCCGCGAGGCCCTGTATCGCGGCGAGTGCGACGCCGTCCGCGTCGACGCTCGCGATGGTCTCGTCGTCGTCGCCCAACTCGAACGCGTCGTGGAAGTCTCCCGCCATCGGCCCCATGTGGCGTCCGTCGTCGGTGTCCGTGAACTCCCACGTGCTCACGTCCAGTTCGGTGACGCCGTCGAGGACCGCGTCCGGCGAGACGGGGGCGATGGACTGCTTTTTCGCGCGTGCGCTGGTGTTGTTGAACGACGGCGCGTACACCGGCATCTGCGAACGGAACTCGTTGGGACCCTGCGAGCGGAACTCGCTGTCGGTCGCGTCGGCGAAGACGACTGCGCCGTCGTGTGCAGTCCCGTTGTCCGATTCAGTCTTCGCCAGACGGCCGGCGGCGAAAGAAAATCGCCCGCTTGCCACGTTCTCGGAGCCACCCGGAACGGTCGAACGGACGCCGGTCGCTGTGTTCCCGCCGCCTCCACCAACAGTAGCGAACTCTCCACTCGCCACGTTGAGGATGCCACCGGCGACTGTGCCTCGCTCGCCAGTCGCCGCGTTATTGAATCCCCCACCGACCGTCGCAGTCTGGCCTTCGACGCGGTTTTCGATGCCCCCAGCGGCCGTCGCGCCTTCGCCAGCAGCACGATTCAAGAATCCACCACCGACGGTAGCTGAGTCGCCGTCAGCGTCGTTCCCGCCACCGCCTGCAGCGGTTGCACCCGGACCACTCGCGGTATTCCCCGTTCCACCGCCGATAGTGGCCCCTGCACCGCTAGCCGTGTGGTTGAAGCCCCCACCGACGGTCGACTCCTCGCCGCTCGCGGTGTTGTTGAAGCCCCCGCCGACGGTGGCGCGCTTGAAAGCTGTGTTGGCCTCGCCACCACTCACCGTCGCGAAAGGCGCGCTCTCGGGGTCATCTCCCGGACTCCCGGCCTGATTCCGGCGACCGCCGCTCACCGTGCAGAAGTTGTCGAGAGCACGGTTCCCGTTCGTTCGGTTGTTACCGACTTCGACAGGGCCTTCACCCTCGCCTCCACCACCGGCGACGGTCGTCCCCCGCACGTCGGCGACGTTGTTAGCGCCGCCGGAGACGGTCGAGTGTTCCCCGCTGGCGCTGTTTCCGACTCCTCCGGCGACGGTCGCGTTAGTGCTCGCGTCGTTCTCAACGCCACCACCAACGGTGGCGTACTGTCCCGTTGACGCGTTCCGATCACCACCGGCGACAGTCGCGTCCTGACCGTCGGCCTCGTTTCGCCGACCGCCGCCGACCGTCGCGTTCCGTCCGCCCGCGACGTTCCCGCGACCCCCGCCGATAGCCGTCTCGTCGCCGCTAGCGTAATTCTGCCACCCACCGGCTATCGTCGCGTATGCCGCCCGAGTGGTGTTTGCGCGGCCGCCACCGATAGTCACCCACTTGCCGCCGAAGGCCGTGTTGGCCTCGCCGCCACCGACGGTCGCGGACGCGGAACTCTGTCGGTCGTTCCCCGGACTCCCCGCCCAGTTACGTACGCCGCCGCTGACCGTACAGAAGTCGTCCCACGCCCTGTTCCCGCCTTGTCGCGTCCCTCCACCGGCCGCGTCCGGTATCGCTCCGTCGTTCGTGAGTCCGCCACCGGCGACGGTCGACCCCTTCCCCTGAGCGGCGTTGTTGTTCCCACCACTAACCGTCGACTGGTCGCCGAGCGCCTGATTGAGATACCCGCTGCCGACGAACGACTGGAGTCCGCTCGCGACGTTCTCTTGCCCGCCGGCGATGGCCGTGTAGTCGTTCGTCGCCTCGTTTCGGAATCCGCCGGTGATGGCGGCGTAGTTGCCTGTTGCGCTGTTTTCTTCACCACCAGCTACAACCTGCGTTTCTTCGGGCGCGTTGTTTCTCACACCGGAGAGGACCTCGCCCGACGCGGTGTCCGTCCCGACGTATCCCAACAACCCGACCGCTCCAAGCGTCGCCAGCACGCCGCGCCGCGACGCGCGGACGAACGGCGGTTCGTCGGCGTCCGCGTCATCTTCGGTCGGTTCGGTCCCGTCTCCCGCGAGCGGCTTGTCTGTCATCTTTCTGATAGCACCGACTCCAGGATACGGACGAACCCGTGTTATAATCATTTGGCTGTCATTTTGAAAGTGTGATACGAGAGAGATTCGCACGGACGGAGATGCGCCGAGGACCGAATCCGGCCGCACGTGTCGCGACGAGTGCAATCGCCACGCGAGAGTCACGACGTAGCACCCGGCGTCGGCCGTCCTCACGGGCGAACTACCAACCGGCGAATCGGCCGCCCTCGCACACGTTCACTATTATCCATCGAAGAACAAATATGCGTATTATGAACATACCTCTGACCTCAAACACGCGGGATTTATAATCGTAGACAGTCGAAATCGGGACGTTATGGGACAGACGCTCACCGAAAAAATTCTCGACGACCACCTCGTCGAAGGGGAACTCGAACCCGGAGAGGAGATCGGAATCGAGATCGATCAGGTCCTCACACAGGACACGACCGGGACGATGGTCTGGCTGCAGTTCGAGGCGCTCGAACTCGACGAAGTCCAGACAGAGCTGGCGGCGCAGTACTGCGACCACCAGACGTACCAGTTCGACTTCAAGAACACTGACGACCACCGCTTCCTCCGCTCGGCCGCGGGGACGTACGGGGCACACTTCTCTCGCCCCGGCAACGGTATCTGTCACAACGTCCACAAGGAGAACTTCGCCGCACCCGGCAAGACGCTCCTCGGTTCGGACTCGCACACGCCGACGCCCGGCGGCCTCGGCCAACTCGCCATCGGCGCGGGCGGCCTCGACATCTCCGTCGCCATGGGCGGCG
It encodes the following:
- the pan2 gene encoding proteasome-activating nucleotidase Pan2, which translates into the protein MSRSPSLPDRPRLDLDPEMSDAERLSALRQHFERLTEVNRELDDRLTEATDRRDELQSEVDQLKRRNETLKTSSLYIATVEEVTDDGVVIKQHGNNQEVLTDTSPHLESQVEAGDRVAINDSFAIQSVLDDEKDARAQAMEVDASPEVTYDDIGGIDEQVREVREAVEDPLANPEMFEKVGVEPPSGVLLHGPPGTGKTMLAKAVANETDATFIKMAGSELVRKFIGEGSRLVRDLFELAADREPAVIFIDEIDAVASKRTDSKTSGDAEVQRTMMQLLSEMDGFDDRGEIRIMAATNRFDMLDEAILRPGRFDRLIEVPNPDSEGIVKILEIHTREMNVADDVDFEDLAEELEGQSGADIASLTTEAGMYAIRDDRTEVRREDFDDAIEKMRDAEESGTIPGHTDYQY
- a CDS encoding PAS domain-containing sensor histidine kinase encodes the protein MTSPPPEIYRLIFHETPNPTVVTDDSFAIVDVNQACLDFTGYAREEMLGSMPTFLVNDPNTYEEMIQALDRGDPWEGELEAVTKSDERVFGRGATFPLVTDGERVGYAGIFIDLSERRRSEQTVNVLNRVLRHNIRNDANVVGGALSTVRDAISGVERELVDRAVDRVERLLDRAETARDLHELLDRSPAALSPTDLCAVVETTVPPLVGDETTLHLDVPGDPVRVLADDAVSRAVAALVENAVEYNDASDPAVWVDVETTPTEAVVTVADDGSGIEPERVDYLFGRREDSQLRHGQGLSLFFVDRLLEFYGGSVAYRPRDPTGCVFELRFRRVPASS
- a CDS encoding deoxyuridine 5'-triphosphate nucleotidohydrolase → MFRSGAFVADHVEPTDESQVQPNGVDLTLESLYEQISPGRLDTEGKEIGDREAVSIDESVGAYALPPGGYILQYAETIHIPAGHVGFLYPRSSLMRNSCMLNTAVWDAGYEGRGEGLLQVHCDVELEPGARVAQLVLARANHDGEYDGSYQGERVDRPER
- a CDS encoding tail fiber domain-containing protein — encoded protein: MTDKPLAGDGTEPTEDDADADEPPFVRASRRGVLATLGAVGLLGYVGTDTASGEVLSGVRNNAPEETQVVAGGEENSATGNYAAITGGFRNEATNDYTAIAGGQENVASGLQSFVGSGYLNQALGDQSTVSGGNNNAAQGKGSTVAGGGLTNDGAIPDAAGGGTRQGGNRAWDDFCTVSGGVRNWAGSPGNDRQSSASATVGGGEANTAFGGKWVTIGGGRANTTRAAYATIAGGWQNYASGDETAIGGGRGNVAGGRNATVGGGRRNEADGQDATVAGGDRNASTGQYATVGGGVENDASTNATVAGGVGNSASGEHSTVSGGANNVADVRGTTVAGGGGEGEGPVEVGNNRTNGNRALDNFCTVSGGRRNQAGSPGDDPESAPFATVSGGEANTAFKRATVGGGFNNTASGEESTVGGGFNHTASGAGATIGGGTGNTASGPGATAAGGGGNDADGDSATVGGGFLNRAAGEGATAAGGIENRVEGQTATVGGGFNNAATGERGTVAGGILNVASGEFATVGGGGGNTATGVRSTVPGGSENVASGRFSFAAGRLAKTESDNGTAHDGAVVFADATDSEFRSQGPNEFRSQMPVYAPSFNNTSARAKKQSIAPVSPDAVLDGVTELDVSTWEFTDTDDGRHMGPMAGDFHDAFELGDDDETIASVDADGVALAAIQGLADRLERKNDRIDRLRDRLAAREGRVEDLEDENEALRERQAELEDRLDALEVAVADAESS